A stretch of the Glandiceps talaboti chromosome 23, keGlaTala1.1, whole genome shotgun sequence genome encodes the following:
- the LOC144452946 gene encoding uncharacterized protein LOC144452946 isoform X2, which yields MATSILGGLASLFLIILTVASYTGSCTAQTVTSEVITSPFVSSRLFTVVTGTARAETTETDRITLIESTTPSTEKTTRPTTLLKSIIPSWSPITTTTYATTTEDLPTTSRASTSAYESTVEHETSTSAQSTTTILEPTTTTQTTTTITTVDLMTSQILTETDKPTTHTTTSTMTPFSTTMTPTSILTSSTTVANTETTIDITTTKSLTSTDSVTTQRPIQTDRLTTHSQPSSGPLTETTARETRTTATTPGKTKVPSTDEKTEARETTLNPTTEPQSATDPPGSDPNAVAIVLVTLGAVLVVVLAAFFAVRYYRRSGGGRNNDNMPERGLPKVQSFLRKSTERDGTIPRRNVGQRRSMQFNRRSLALGVIIGKGSYTQVMRGQAWKITEGKAISDVAIKMLKDDAREADRRRLLAELDTMRQLTIPPSSIISLLGYCVDEEPIYIIYEFAEHGTLQSYLREMPGKYYGTDTGVIVENKSKLTKTLLRFAEDIAEGMAYLHSNDVVHGDLSSLSIFVTEELSCKISDIGKQPKDRSSNTDIAMGRIIDLPLRWMSPETISHGESTNKSDVWAFGVVLWQLTTLGSTPYFTMASSQQVKGYVMGGGRLEKPEHCSQELYNLMSKCWLEDPKQRTSCKASYKKIQQFKENETEHLNMEAFELSLYGTIDEPMGREKC from the exons GGTAGTTGTACAGCTCAAACAGTTACATCAGAAGTGATAACGTCACCATTTGTTTCTTCAAGACTGTTTACTGTCGTGACTGGTACAGCGCGTGCAGAAACAACCGAGACAGACCGAATAACTCTGATTGAGTCAACCACGCCATCAACAGAGAAAACAACCAGACCTACAACACTACTGAAATCTATAATACCATCTTGGTCACCAATAACTACAACAACGTATGCGACAACGACTGAAGATTTGCCAACAACGAGTAGAGCATCAACAAGTGCATACGAGAGTACGGTCGAGCACGAGACTTCGACTAGCGCACAGTCAACGACAACGATCCTAGAACCAACGACAACAACCCAAACAACTACCACTATCACAACTGTTGAtttaatgacatcacaaatactgacagaaacAGACAAACCCACTACGCATACAACAACGTCGACCATGACGCCATTTTCGACAACGATGACACCAACTTCAATTCTGACATCATCAACAACAGTAGCGAATACAGAGACTACAATCGACATTACAACTACGAAATCGCTGACATCAACAGATTCAGTTACCACACAAAGACCAATACAGACTGATCGTTTGACAACACATAGCCAACCAAGCAGTGGACCACTGACAGAGACGACAGCAAGGGAAACTAGAACAACAGCTACAACACCTGGCAAAACAAAAGTTCCAAGCACTGATGAGAAAACAGAGGCTAGAGAAACAACCTTGAATCCAACTACAGAGCCACAATCAGCAACCGATCCACCTGGTTCCG ATCCTAATGCCGTGGCCATTGTATTGGTCACATTAGGTGCGGTATTGGTAGTGGTATTGGCAGCTTTCTTTGCTGTGAGATACTACAGACGGAGTGGTGGTGgaagaaataatgataatatgCCAGAG CGAGGTTTACCGAAGGTCCAATCATTCTTGAGAAAGTCAACTGAAAGGGATGGG ACAATACCGAGAAGGAATGTTGGTCAGAGGCGAAGCATGCAATTCAACAGACGGAGTTTGGCTTTAGGTGTTATTATTGGTAAAGGTTCTTATACACAAGTAATGAGGGGACAGGCCTGGAAAATAACGGAGGGCAAAGCAATTTCTGATGTGGCTATCAAAATGCTGAAAG ACGATGCAAGAGAAGCTGACAGACGGCGTCTATTGGCAGAATTGGACACCATGAGACAACTGACAATTCCACCCAGTAGTATCATATCGTTGCTAGGATACTGCGTTGACGAAG AACCAATTTATATAATCTACGAGTTTGCAGAACATGGAACGTTACAGAGTTATTTGAGAGAAATGCCTGGCAAATATTATGGTACAGACACTGGTGTGATTGTGGAAAACAAGTCTAAGTTGACAAAAACATTACTTCGTTTTGCCGAGGACATTGCTGAAGGAATGGCATATCTACACAGTAACGAT GTCGTTCATGGTGACCTATCAAGTCTGAGCATTTTCGTAACTGAAGAGTTATCATGTAAAATATCAGATATAGGAAAACAACCAAAGGATCGCTCATCGAATACCGATATTGCTATGGGCAGG ATTATTGATTTACCACTACGTTGGATGTCACCAGAAACAATTAGTCATGGGgaatcaacaaataaatcagaTGTATGGGCCTTTGGAGTAGTTCTTTGGCAATTAACTACACTCG GATCAACTCCATATTTCACGATGGCGTCAAGTcaacaggtcaaaggttatgttATGGGTGGTGGCCGATTAGAAAAACCTGAACACTGCAGTCAGGAATT ATACAACCTAATGTCAAAGTGTTGGCTAGAAGACCCAAAACAGAGAACGTCTTGTAAGGCTTCATATAAGAAGATACAACAGTTTAAAGAGAACGAAACG
- the LOC144452946 gene encoding uncharacterized protein LOC144452946 isoform X1, with protein sequence MATSILGGLASLFLIILTVASYTGSCTAQTVTSEVITSPFVSSRLFTVVTGTARAETTETDRITLIESTTPSTEKTTRPTTLLKSIIPSWSPITTTTYATTTEDLPTTSRASTSAYESTVEHETSTSAQSTTTILEPTTTTQTTTTITTVDLMTSQILTETDKPTTHTTTSTMTPFSTTMTPTSILTSSTTVANTETTIDITTTKSLTSTDSVTTQRPIQTDRLTTHSQPSSGPLTETTARETRTTATTPGKTKVPSTDEKTEARETTLNPTTEPQSATDPPGSDPNAVAIVLVTLGAVLVVVLAAFFAVRYYRRSGGGRNNDNMPEVTDEGIRLRGLPKVQSFLRKSTERDGTIPRRNVGQRRSMQFNRRSLALGVIIGKGSYTQVMRGQAWKITEGKAISDVAIKMLKDDAREADRRRLLAELDTMRQLTIPPSSIISLLGYCVDEEPIYIIYEFAEHGTLQSYLREMPGKYYGTDTGVIVENKSKLTKTLLRFAEDIAEGMAYLHSNDVVHGDLSSLSIFVTEELSCKISDIGKQPKDRSSNTDIAMGRIIDLPLRWMSPETISHGESTNKSDVWAFGVVLWQLTTLGSTPYFTMASSQQVKGYVMGGGRLEKPEHCSQELYNLMSKCWLEDPKQRTSCKASYKKIQQFKENETEHLNMEAFELSLYGTIDEPMGREKC encoded by the exons GGTAGTTGTACAGCTCAAACAGTTACATCAGAAGTGATAACGTCACCATTTGTTTCTTCAAGACTGTTTACTGTCGTGACTGGTACAGCGCGTGCAGAAACAACCGAGACAGACCGAATAACTCTGATTGAGTCAACCACGCCATCAACAGAGAAAACAACCAGACCTACAACACTACTGAAATCTATAATACCATCTTGGTCACCAATAACTACAACAACGTATGCGACAACGACTGAAGATTTGCCAACAACGAGTAGAGCATCAACAAGTGCATACGAGAGTACGGTCGAGCACGAGACTTCGACTAGCGCACAGTCAACGACAACGATCCTAGAACCAACGACAACAACCCAAACAACTACCACTATCACAACTGTTGAtttaatgacatcacaaatactgacagaaacAGACAAACCCACTACGCATACAACAACGTCGACCATGACGCCATTTTCGACAACGATGACACCAACTTCAATTCTGACATCATCAACAACAGTAGCGAATACAGAGACTACAATCGACATTACAACTACGAAATCGCTGACATCAACAGATTCAGTTACCACACAAAGACCAATACAGACTGATCGTTTGACAACACATAGCCAACCAAGCAGTGGACCACTGACAGAGACGACAGCAAGGGAAACTAGAACAACAGCTACAACACCTGGCAAAACAAAAGTTCCAAGCACTGATGAGAAAACAGAGGCTAGAGAAACAACCTTGAATCCAACTACAGAGCCACAATCAGCAACCGATCCACCTGGTTCCG ATCCTAATGCCGTGGCCATTGTATTGGTCACATTAGGTGCGGTATTGGTAGTGGTATTGGCAGCTTTCTTTGCTGTGAGATACTACAGACGGAGTGGTGGTGgaagaaataatgataatatgCCAGAGGTAACAGACGAAGGAATCCGTCTG CGAGGTTTACCGAAGGTCCAATCATTCTTGAGAAAGTCAACTGAAAGGGATGGG ACAATACCGAGAAGGAATGTTGGTCAGAGGCGAAGCATGCAATTCAACAGACGGAGTTTGGCTTTAGGTGTTATTATTGGTAAAGGTTCTTATACACAAGTAATGAGGGGACAGGCCTGGAAAATAACGGAGGGCAAAGCAATTTCTGATGTGGCTATCAAAATGCTGAAAG ACGATGCAAGAGAAGCTGACAGACGGCGTCTATTGGCAGAATTGGACACCATGAGACAACTGACAATTCCACCCAGTAGTATCATATCGTTGCTAGGATACTGCGTTGACGAAG AACCAATTTATATAATCTACGAGTTTGCAGAACATGGAACGTTACAGAGTTATTTGAGAGAAATGCCTGGCAAATATTATGGTACAGACACTGGTGTGATTGTGGAAAACAAGTCTAAGTTGACAAAAACATTACTTCGTTTTGCCGAGGACATTGCTGAAGGAATGGCATATCTACACAGTAACGAT GTCGTTCATGGTGACCTATCAAGTCTGAGCATTTTCGTAACTGAAGAGTTATCATGTAAAATATCAGATATAGGAAAACAACCAAAGGATCGCTCATCGAATACCGATATTGCTATGGGCAGG ATTATTGATTTACCACTACGTTGGATGTCACCAGAAACAATTAGTCATGGGgaatcaacaaataaatcagaTGTATGGGCCTTTGGAGTAGTTCTTTGGCAATTAACTACACTCG GATCAACTCCATATTTCACGATGGCGTCAAGTcaacaggtcaaaggttatgttATGGGTGGTGGCCGATTAGAAAAACCTGAACACTGCAGTCAGGAATT ATACAACCTAATGTCAAAGTGTTGGCTAGAAGACCCAAAACAGAGAACGTCTTGTAAGGCTTCATATAAGAAGATACAACAGTTTAAAGAGAACGAAACG